A window of the Flavobacterium sangjuense genome harbors these coding sequences:
- a CDS encoding DUF2339 domain-containing protein, producing the protein MSFILFVFAICIVILFIKLSNLKDETSFLKNILKRHGEENDSLKKEIEAIKNSIEGKTIQTEKIISPIAEEAKPIVEPIEEIVEETKPYFTPIADADLPEEEQSIEIPILNYESHPLPVYDKPKAEKAYEESAFSIFLKKAEKQFADNWTGILGTAIMVLGIGYLSIYTALKVSPLFRILILWAYAGLLIGSYYILKKKEKWEKTGLWLRSAGASLFLFGCFGASQIPALSFITNDVAGYSLIGIGIGLNLFIGYIIRQQTFLSLHVILSMLILCVIPEKVLATFLLAAITSAIGIVLSYKEKWEYHLLVVIIAFIIFDIWFNAQGTALTAAENIFAIIGIITVAASCMFMQYRSVYENTRFDKAAFITHLTNWILFATGLILHSTGSHFKTFVLFGGAVICFFMALKARKKNVFWLYHLDGMVSFVLCALSSIMLVDWSIGVDIIACVLYILTVVCLFVVYKEKEVLLHKIFLGINHVVAVGLVFFLALLNSYSIEAAYVTNATLSISIISITALLVTVYSNIKKEYIDVDTFYLDKTLSLNGLFSIISFAILFLNCNNKLPNNTFYYLVIFTALLWCFLRKKFESNTFDIGRIIFFVSSIIVGIILIATQKETYSDWTFALGLSVVIAFNWTEKQFYEDMVAIRFISIVGMNALLLFVSYKYLLDHEIVYTFTLLVFAILNHEFLWFNFKRKSLIADNQIMLYVAYFFFVITASILLLFNSPYLTNPEIGLSCLGISVVETYVLFAKRIKSKSDETIIGWGNFNLLNSEFLIFNALVFGFSCLQIEFTAIYLTAIAVLMFIGFQKLEEFKRYNNYSFLLLIGSIVLTIYIAIDKVDLVNKNMLYITQVISILVSIVYGYLQSKPQDKKGKKFSIALPYVQNAWIIILLFIQVQLSYLPLLFMILALINFWLVAAEKIKIKFHFAPKVALLAIIISVYYSLDKLNNFGWLDWILQLGSVILGLVLVILLNKKETIDSLKSNYQIVLNVWLSIIMFSQLEHKWLPIYWASIAIVNLYLYHKKISKEKNISIVYYLLANLHLGFLSFNFYESKFLAVYILIFSLLAVYIYLAYKWLEEYKLKNSLLIYPATLSIGFFLYLTFDKGILTFFWILEALGLLILGILLKEKYFRYVSLSLVGLCVVRLMFFDLSNTDFLIRALVLLGVGVVLIIMNSLFKKYKDRFD; encoded by the coding sequence ATGTCTTTCATCCTTTTCGTATTTGCCATTTGCATCGTTATACTTTTCATCAAATTATCGAATTTAAAAGATGAAACCAGTTTCTTAAAAAACATTCTAAAAAGACATGGTGAAGAAAATGATTCACTCAAAAAAGAAATTGAAGCCATCAAAAATAGTATTGAAGGAAAAACTATTCAGACAGAAAAAATAATTTCGCCAATAGCAGAAGAAGCTAAACCTATTGTAGAACCTATAGAAGAGATTGTTGAAGAGACCAAACCATACTTCACCCCTATTGCCGACGCCGATTTACCAGAGGAAGAACAGTCAATTGAAATCCCAATTTTAAATTACGAAAGTCATCCGCTTCCTGTTTATGATAAACCAAAAGCGGAAAAAGCATACGAAGAAAGTGCCTTTTCAATATTTTTAAAGAAAGCCGAAAAACAATTTGCTGACAATTGGACCGGAATTTTGGGAACAGCGATTATGGTTCTTGGTATTGGATATTTGAGCATTTATACTGCGCTGAAAGTTTCACCGCTTTTTAGAATTTTGATATTATGGGCTTATGCCGGATTGCTGATTGGTTCTTATTATATTTTAAAGAAAAAGGAAAAATGGGAGAAAACAGGATTATGGCTTCGAAGTGCCGGCGCGAGTTTGTTCTTGTTTGGTTGTTTTGGTGCGTCTCAAATTCCCGCGCTTTCATTTATAACCAATGATGTTGCAGGTTATTCTTTAATTGGAATTGGAATTGGACTCAATTTATTCATTGGATACATAATACGGCAACAGACATTTCTATCGTTGCATGTTATTTTGAGCATGTTAATTTTATGTGTTATTCCCGAAAAGGTTTTGGCTACTTTTCTTTTAGCAGCCATAACAAGCGCCATTGGAATAGTTCTTTCCTATAAAGAAAAATGGGAGTATCACCTACTTGTGGTTATTATCGCTTTTATCATTTTTGACATTTGGTTCAACGCTCAGGGAACGGCTTTAACTGCTGCCGAAAATATATTTGCCATAATCGGAATCATAACCGTTGCGGCAAGCTGTATGTTTATGCAATACCGAAGCGTTTATGAAAACACGCGTTTTGACAAAGCCGCTTTTATTACACATTTAACCAACTGGATTTTGTTTGCAACCGGCTTGATTTTACATTCAACCGGAAGTCATTTTAAGACTTTTGTTCTCTTTGGCGGAGCTGTTATTTGCTTCTTTATGGCATTGAAAGCACGAAAGAAAAATGTTTTCTGGTTGTATCATTTAGACGGAATGGTTTCGTTTGTTTTGTGTGCGTTGAGCAGCATTATGTTAGTTGATTGGAGCATAGGCGTTGATATTATTGCCTGTGTTTTATATATTCTTACGGTAGTTTGCTTATTTGTGGTTTACAAAGAAAAAGAAGTTTTGCTGCATAAAATTTTCCTTGGAATTAATCATGTTGTTGCTGTTGGATTGGTTTTCTTTTTGGCATTATTAAACAGCTATTCAATAGAAGCTGCCTATGTTACAAACGCAACATTATCTATTTCGATTATTTCAATTACTGCTTTGCTTGTTACTGTTTACTCTAATATTAAAAAAGAATATATAGATGTCGATACCTTTTACTTAGACAAAACATTGAGCTTAAACGGATTGTTCTCGATAATCTCTTTTGCCATTTTGTTTTTAAATTGTAATAATAAGTTGCCAAATAATACTTTCTACTATCTTGTCATTTTTACAGCATTGCTTTGGTGCTTTTTGAGAAAAAAGTTCGAATCAAATACGTTTGACATTGGACGAATAATCTTTTTCGTTTCAAGTATTATAGTCGGAATTATTTTAATTGCAACCCAAAAAGAAACCTATTCCGATTGGACTTTTGCTTTGGGATTATCTGTAGTCATAGCTTTTAACTGGACTGAAAAACAATTTTACGAAGACATGGTTGCCATCCGATTTATTTCTATAGTAGGAATGAACGCTTTATTACTATTTGTTTCTTATAAATATTTACTCGATCACGAAATCGTCTATACGTTTACTTTGTTAGTGTTTGCCATTTTGAATCACGAATTTTTATGGTTTAATTTCAAAAGGAAATCACTTATAGCGGATAATCAAATTATGCTTTATGTAGCGTATTTTTTCTTTGTTATCACCGCAAGTATATTGCTCTTATTCAATAGCCCTTACTTAACCAATCCGGAAATTGGATTAAGCTGTTTGGGAATTTCGGTTGTTGAAACTTATGTATTGTTTGCCAAAAGAATAAAAAGCAAATCCGACGAAACTATTATTGGCTGGGGGAATTTCAATTTGCTGAATTCAGAGTTTTTGATTTTTAACGCTTTAGTTTTTGGCTTTTCTTGTCTGCAAATTGAATTTACCGCCATTTATTTAACTGCAATCGCTGTGCTAATGTTCATCGGATTTCAAAAGCTGGAAGAATTCAAACGTTATAATAATTATTCGTTTTTACTGCTAATTGGAAGCATTGTTTTGACAATCTATATTGCTATTGATAAGGTTGACTTAGTTAATAAAAATATGCTTTATATAACACAGGTTATAAGCATTTTGGTTTCTATAGTTTATGGCTATTTACAGTCCAAACCTCAGGATAAAAAAGGTAAAAAGTTCAGTATTGCATTGCCTTATGTTCAAAATGCTTGGATAATAATTTTACTCTTTATCCAAGTTCAATTAAGTTATTTGCCATTATTATTTATGATTTTGGCCTTAATCAATTTTTGGCTGGTTGCTGCTGAAAAAATCAAGATCAAATTCCATTTTGCACCAAAGGTTGCCCTATTAGCCATTATAATTTCCGTTTATTACAGCCTTGACAAATTGAATAATTTCGGTTGGTTAGATTGGATTTTACAACTTGGAAGCGTTATTTTAGGATTGGTATTAGTCATTCTTTTAAACAAAAAAGAAACTATAGATTCATTGAAATCAAACTACCAAATTGTATTAAATGTTTGGTTGTCTATCATCATGTTTTCGCAATTGGAACACAAATGGCTGCCAATATACTGGGCTTCGATTGCCATTGTAAATCTGTATTTATATCACAAAAAAATCAGCAAGGAAAAGAACATCAGCATCGTTTATTATTTGTTAGCCAATTTGCATTTGGGCTTTTTGAGTTTTAATTTTTATGAATCAAAATTCCTGGCGGTTTATATTTTAATATTTTCGCTTTTGGCGGTTTATATTTATTTGGCTTACAAATGGCTCGAAGAATATAAACTCAAAAACAGTTTGCTGATTTATCCGGCAACACTAAGTATTGGCTTTTTCTTATATTTAACTTTCGATAAAGGAATTCTAACTTTCTTCTGGATTTTAGAAGCATTAGGATTATTGATTTTAGGGATTTTGCTAAAAGAGAAATACTTTAGATATGTTTCACTTTCATTGGTTGGATTGTGCGTCGTTCGTTTAATGTTCTTCGATTTATCAAATACTGATTTTCTAATCAGAGCCTTGGTCTTACTCGGTGTTGGAGTGGTTCTAATTATAATGAACAGTTTATTCAAAAAATACAAAGACCGATTTGATTAA
- the ftsA gene encoding cell division protein FtsA, whose product MEKENIAVGLDIGTTKIVAMIGKKNEYGKLEILGVGKSKSLGVARGVVNNITQTIQSIQQAVIEAEANSGYKINDVVVGIAGQHIRSIQHTDYVIRTNPEEVISGRDIQLLIDQVNKLAMLPGEEIIHVLPQEFKIDGQSEIKEPIGMYGGRLEASFHVVVGQASSIRNVGRCIQSSGIELSGLTLEPLASADAVLSQEEKEAGVALIDIGGGTTDLAIFKDGIIRHTAVVPFGGNVITDDIKEGCSIIEKQAELLKTKFGSAWPGENKDNEIVSIPGLRGRDPKEISLKNLSKIIHARVVEIIEQVFTEIKAYGHEDPRKKLIAGIVLTGGGSQLKHIKQLVEYITGMDTRIGYPNEHLAGNSSEEISSPLFATAVGLVMNSIENNSNSAYKIELKEVAVEAPRQVAFQPVAQAQVVEEKVENVSDAIEEEINLETETTENKIKRSFFDRYVEKIKDFLDNAE is encoded by the coding sequence ATGGAAAAAGAGAATATTGCAGTCGGATTAGACATTGGAACAACCAAGATTGTTGCCATGATTGGCAAGAAAAATGAGTATGGGAAGTTAGAGATTTTGGGTGTTGGAAAATCCAAAAGTCTTGGTGTGGCTCGTGGTGTTGTAAATAACATTACCCAAACCATCCAATCTATTCAGCAGGCAGTTATTGAAGCAGAAGCAAATTCAGGATATAAAATTAACGATGTGGTTGTTGGTATTGCCGGACAACACATTCGCAGCATTCAACATACGGATTATGTAATCAGAACAAACCCTGAAGAAGTAATCAGCGGAAGAGATATTCAGTTGTTGATTGATCAGGTGAATAAATTAGCGATGCTTCCTGGAGAAGAAATTATCCACGTATTGCCACAGGAATTCAAAATTGATGGACAATCTGAAATCAAAGAACCAATCGGAATGTACGGAGGAAGACTGGAAGCAAGCTTTCACGTAGTAGTCGGTCAGGCATCATCTATCAGAAATGTGGGAAGATGTATCCAAAGTTCTGGAATAGAATTATCCGGATTGACATTAGAGCCATTGGCTTCGGCTGATGCAGTTTTGAGTCAGGAAGAAAAAGAAGCCGGTGTTGCATTAATTGATATTGGTGGTGGAACAACGGATTTAGCCATTTTTAAAGATGGAATCATTCGTCACACGGCAGTAGTTCCTTTTGGTGGAAATGTAATTACAGATGACATAAAGGAAGGTTGTTCAATCATTGAAAAACAAGCTGAATTATTAAAGACAAAATTTGGTTCAGCGTGGCCAGGTGAAAATAAAGACAATGAAATTGTTTCGATTCCGGGACTAAGAGGAAGAGATCCAAAAGAAATTTCTTTGAAAAACTTGTCTAAAATAATTCATGCAAGAGTTGTTGAAATTATTGAGCAGGTTTTCACCGAAATCAAAGCTTACGGACATGAAGATCCACGCAAGAAACTGATTGCCGGAATTGTATTGACTGGTGGTGGTTCACAATTGAAGCACATCAAGCAATTGGTTGAATACATTACGGGAATGGACACCAGAATTGGCTATCCAAACGAGCATTTGGCAGGAAATTCAAGTGAAGAGATTTCAAGTCCATTATTTGCAACAGCAGTTGGATTGGTAATGAACAGCATTGAAAACAATTCGAACAGTGCTTATAAAATTGAACTAAAAGAAGTTGCAGTCGAAGCACCAAGACAAGTAGCTTTTCAACCTGTAGCTCAGGCTCAGGTAGTAGAAGAAAAAGTTGAGAATGTATCTGATGCAATCGAAGAAGAAATCAACCTTGAAACTGAAACAACTGAAAATAAAATAAAAAGATCATTTTTTGACCGTTATGTTGAAAAAATTAAGGACTTTTTAGATAACGCTGAATAA
- the rpe gene encoding ribulose-phosphate 3-epimerase, whose amino-acid sequence MKNTIIAPSVLAADFANLQRDIEMINASQADWFHIDIMDGVFVPNISFGMPVLEAITKHAKKTIDVHLMIVDPDRYIKTFAALGSNVLTVHYEACTHLHRTLQAIKAEGMKAGVALNPHTSIDLLEDVINDIDMVCIMSVNPGFGGQSFIENTYSKIEKLKALINRKNASTLIEIDGGVTDKNAAQLVKAGADVLVAGNFVFKAANPTQTISDLKQLTSF is encoded by the coding sequence ATGAAGAATACTATTATTGCACCTTCTGTTCTTGCTGCTGATTTTGCCAATCTGCAACGCGATATCGAAATGATTAATGCAAGCCAAGCCGACTGGTTTCATATTGATATTATGGATGGTGTTTTTGTTCCGAATATTTCGTTCGGAATGCCAGTTCTAGAAGCAATAACAAAGCATGCAAAAAAAACCATCGATGTCCATTTGATGATTGTTGATCCTGACAGATACATCAAGACTTTTGCGGCATTAGGTTCAAATGTTTTAACAGTTCACTACGAAGCCTGCACGCATTTACACAGAACTTTACAAGCAATAAAAGCAGAAGGCATGAAAGCCGGTGTCGCGCTTAATCCCCATACCAGTATTGATTTATTAGAAGACGTGATAAATGATATTGATATGGTTTGCATAATGAGCGTTAATCCTGGTTTTGGTGGGCAATCTTTTATTGAAAATACCTATTCCAAAATTGAAAAACTAAAAGCATTGATCAATAGAAAAAACGCTTCAACATTAATTGAAATTGATGGTGGCGTTACCGATAAAAATGCTGCCCAATTGGTAAAAGCCGGTGCAGATGTACTTGTGGCTGGGAATTTTGTTTTTAAAGCTGCAAATCCAACACAAACGATTAGTGATTTAAAGCAGTTGACAAGTTTCTAA
- a CDS encoding sigma-70 family RNA polymerase sigma factor produces the protein MRQLKITKQVTNRETASLDKYLQEIGKVDLITADEEVELAQKIKAGDQRALEKLTKANLRFVVSVAKQYQNQGLTLPDLINEGNLGLIKAAQRFDETRGFKFISYAVWWIRQSILQALAEQSRIVRLPLNKIGSINKINKMYALLEQSNERPPSAEEIAKELDMTVNDVKESMKNSGRHLSMDAPLVEGEDSNLYDVLRSGESPNPDRELIHESLRTEIERSLETLTPREADVVRLYFGLGDQHPMTLEEIGETFDLTRERVRQIKEKAIRRLKHTSRSKILKTYLG, from the coding sequence ATGAGACAGCTCAAAATCACCAAGCAGGTAACTAATCGTGAAACTGCTTCCCTAGACAAGTACCTACAAGAAATTGGAAAAGTTGACTTAATTACTGCAGATGAAGAAGTAGAGTTAGCACAAAAGATTAAAGCCGGAGATCAAAGAGCGTTAGAAAAATTGACAAAAGCCAATTTACGTTTCGTGGTTTCTGTTGCTAAACAATACCAAAATCAAGGTTTGACGCTTCCCGATTTGATTAACGAAGGAAATTTAGGTTTGATTAAAGCGGCACAACGTTTTGATGAAACTCGTGGTTTCAAATTCATTTCATATGCCGTTTGGTGGATTCGTCAATCTATTCTTCAGGCTTTAGCAGAACAATCTCGTATCGTTCGATTGCCTTTGAATAAAATTGGTTCTATCAATAAAATCAACAAGATGTACGCTTTGTTAGAGCAATCTAACGAACGTCCGCCAAGTGCTGAAGAAATTGCAAAAGAACTTGATATGACTGTAAATGATGTAAAAGAGTCTATGAAAAACTCTGGTCGTCATTTGTCAATGGATGCACCTCTTGTAGAAGGAGAAGATTCTAACCTTTATGACGTTTTACGTTCTGGTGAATCTCCAAACCCGGATAGAGAATTAATACACGAATCATTGCGTACCGAAATTGAGCGTTCTTTAGAAACATTAACACCAAGAGAAGCAGATGTTGTACGTTTGTACTTTGGTTTAGGTGACCAACATCCAATGACTTTAGAAGAAATTGGAGAAACTTTCGATTTAACTCGTGAGCGTGTTCGTCAAATTAAAGAAAAAGCAATCCGTAGATTAAAACATACTTCCAGAAGTAAAATATTAAAAACATATTTAGGTTAA
- a CDS encoding cell division protein FtsQ/DivIB — MKIFTWTNIRLVLMIIAIIALFSFTSHRNAMRKVKKTEVVFVGENTLFLKPEMVNKLLIEKNQDLKTINKVDLDLKKLEASINKQQMIQKADVFVSVDGVLKAVVKQKTPVGRVFDESGSFYIDYEGNRMPLSDNYTARVPLLSGEITVVKKEKLSEVLRMINEDEFLKKNIIGVQVLPNGSLIMANRNYDFQIDFGRTINIEKKFKNYKAFFQKAVSDSTLNKYKRINLKFTKQVVCIK; from the coding sequence ATGAAAATTTTCACTTGGACAAATATTCGATTAGTGTTGATGATTATAGCTATAATCGCCCTGTTTTCGTTCACTTCGCATAGAAATGCCATGCGAAAAGTAAAGAAAACTGAAGTCGTTTTTGTGGGTGAAAACACACTTTTTTTGAAGCCTGAAATGGTTAATAAATTGTTAATAGAAAAAAATCAAGACCTAAAAACAATCAATAAAGTTGATTTAGATTTGAAGAAATTGGAAGCTTCTATCAACAAACAGCAAATGATCCAAAAAGCGGATGTGTTTGTCAGTGTTGATGGTGTTTTAAAAGCGGTGGTGAAACAAAAAACACCAGTAGGAAGAGTGTTTGACGAGTCGGGTTCTTTTTATATTGATTATGAAGGAAATAGAATGCCGTTATCAGATAATTATACAGCCAGAGTTCCGCTACTATCGGGGGAAATTACAGTAGTAAAAAAAGAAAAATTATCTGAAGTTTTAAGGATGATTAATGAAGATGAGTTTTTGAAAAAAAATATCATTGGTGTGCAGGTTTTGCCTAACGGCAGCCTTATTATGGCCAATAGAAATTATGATTTTCAAATTGATTTTGGACGAACTATTAACATTGAAAAGAAATTTAAAAATTATAAAGCGTTTTTTCAGAAGGCAGTTTCAGACAGCACTTTGAATAAATACAAAAGGATTAACCTGAAGTTTACCAAGCAAGTTGTGTGCATTAAATAG
- a CDS encoding GatB/YqeY domain-containing protein → MSLSTKIMDEMKNAMRAKDTVALEALRAIKSELLLAQTATGSKEEITEADEIKILQKLVKMRKDSASIFTTQNRPDLAEPELAQIAVIEKFLPAQLSEAEVEAVIAKIIAETGASGIASMGKVMGLASAQIGGSAEGKTISTIVKKLLV, encoded by the coding sequence ATGAGTTTATCAACCAAAATAATGGACGAAATGAAAAATGCAATGCGTGCCAAAGACACCGTTGCGTTAGAAGCATTGAGAGCCATCAAATCAGAACTTTTATTAGCGCAAACCGCTACAGGTTCTAAAGAAGAAATTACAGAAGCTGACGAAATCAAAATATTACAGAAATTGGTAAAGATGCGTAAAGACAGCGCTTCGATTTTCACTACACAAAATCGTCCTGATTTAGCAGAACCTGAATTGGCACAAATTGCCGTAATCGAAAAATTCCTTCCGGCCCAACTTTCAGAAGCAGAAGTTGAAGCAGTCATTGCTAAAATCATTGCAGAAACCGGAGCATCCGGAATTGCTTCAATGGGAAAAGTTATGGGATTGGCTTCAGCGCAAATTGGTGGAAGTGCAGAAGGGAAAACCATTTCGACTATCGTTAAAAAACTTTTAGTATAA
- the ftsZ gene encoding cell division protein FtsZ, with the protein MISNSEFGNISFDLPKNQSNVIKVIGVGGGGSNAINHMFQQGIKGVDFIVCNTDSQALQNSPVPNKIQLGVNLTEGLGAGANPDVGQQSAIESIGDIEKMLDTNTKMVFITAGMGGGTGTGAAPVIAQLAKERDILTVGIVTIPFQFEGKVRSEQALLGVEKLRKQVDSLIVINNNKLREVYGNLGFKAGFSKADEVLATASRGIAEVITHHYTQNIDLKDAKTVLSNSGTAIMGSSTAAGDNRAKEAIISALDSPLLNDNKISGAKNVLLLIVSGSSEITIDEIGEINDHIQSEAGHNANIIMGVGEDETLGEAIAVTIIATGFNVEQQNGIVNTEAKKIIHSLDGEHKLERDLTQKSVEVFQAIDTPVTEVKEEKIVFELIEDEIETPATVEAVIDENELIAMNHFIRNLDVTFEIVSPINDIDFKVTTPEVKEMKVIEPETIEKEEEQITFTFDMPAMPTFERVEEVKPIEAVEESKIVFDLSSESVNEIVVNEPVQFVPMTELNEEGVIKYSLEEYMELENDLLNSKPAATAVVEEPVAEELNITMKVETTEKPSAIVSHFEDISPVEMTIEETLKHRADDRRKKLKEFNYKFHNNPSKIEEMEKEPAYKRNGVDLSNNTQADTNSRMSIGTDSNDDTQLRSNNSFLHDNVD; encoded by the coding sequence ATGATAAGCAACTCAGAATTTGGAAACATCTCATTTGATTTACCAAAAAATCAATCAAATGTGATTAAAGTAATCGGAGTTGGTGGCGGCGGAAGCAACGCTATCAATCACATGTTCCAGCAGGGAATCAAAGGCGTAGATTTCATTGTATGTAACACAGACTCACAAGCACTTCAAAACAGTCCGGTGCCAAATAAAATTCAATTAGGTGTAAACCTTACTGAAGGACTTGGTGCAGGAGCAAATCCTGATGTTGGTCAACAATCAGCCATCGAAAGTATTGGCGACATTGAAAAAATGTTGGATACCAATACTAAAATGGTATTCATAACAGCAGGAATGGGTGGTGGAACCGGAACCGGTGCTGCACCTGTAATCGCTCAATTGGCTAAAGAAAGAGACATTCTTACTGTTGGAATCGTAACTATTCCTTTCCAGTTTGAAGGTAAAGTGCGTTCTGAGCAAGCGCTGTTAGGTGTTGAAAAGTTAAGAAAACAAGTAGATTCTTTGATTGTTATCAATAACAATAAATTGAGAGAAGTATATGGAAATCTTGGTTTCAAAGCAGGATTCTCTAAAGCTGACGAAGTGTTGGCTACAGCTTCTCGCGGAATTGCGGAAGTAATTACGCACCACTACACGCAAAACATCGATTTAAAAGACGCCAAAACAGTTTTGTCAAACAGCGGAACAGCCATTATGGGTTCTTCTACTGCTGCTGGTGATAACCGTGCAAAAGAAGCCATTATTTCTGCTTTAGATTCTCCTTTATTGAATGATAATAAAATTTCGGGTGCCAAAAACGTATTGTTGCTTATCGTTTCGGGTTCTAGCGAAATTACTATTGACGAAATTGGAGAAATCAATGACCATATTCAATCAGAAGCCGGACACAATGCTAATATTATCATGGGTGTCGGTGAGGATGAAACTTTAGGTGAAGCTATTGCAGTTACTATTATTGCTACAGGTTTTAATGTGGAGCAGCAAAACGGAATTGTAAATACCGAAGCAAAGAAAATTATTCACTCATTAGATGGCGAACATAAATTAGAGCGTGATTTAACTCAGAAATCAGTTGAAGTTTTTCAGGCGATTGATACTCCGGTAACAGAAGTGAAGGAAGAAAAAATTGTTTTTGAATTAATCGAAGACGAAATTGAGACGCCTGCTACTGTTGAAGCTGTTATCGACGAAAACGAATTGATTGCTATGAATCATTTCATCAGAAATCTGGATGTAACTTTTGAAATTGTTTCGCCAATAAATGATATCGATTTCAAAGTAACTACTCCTGAAGTTAAGGAAATGAAAGTTATCGAGCCGGAAACGATTGAAAAAGAAGAAGAGCAAATCACTTTTACTTTTGATATGCCGGCAATGCCAACATTCGAAAGAGTTGAAGAAGTGAAGCCAATCGAAGCGGTTGAAGAAAGCAAAATTGTTTTCGATTTATCGTCTGAATCAGTAAATGAAATTGTGGTAAACGAGCCGGTACAATTTGTGCCGATGACGGAACTAAACGAAGAAGGTGTAATCAAATATTCTTTGGAAGAATACATGGAGTTGGAAAACGACTTGTTGAATTCAAAACCAGCTGCTACAGCTGTAGTTGAAGAGCCAGTTGCAGAAGAGTTAAACATTACAATGAAAGTAGAAACTACTGAAAAGCCAAGTGCCATTGTAAGTCATTTTGAAGACATTTCACCAGTTGAAATGACTATCGAAGAAACTTTGAAACACAGAGCTGACGATAGAAGAAAAAAATTAAAAGAGTTCAATTATAAATTCCATAACAACCCTTCAAAAATTGAGGAAATGGAAAAAGAACCGGCATACAAACGTAATGGAGTAGATCTGTCAAATAATACTCAAGCTGATACAAACTCAAGAATGTCGATAGGAACAGATAGCAACGATGATACACAGTTGCGTTCAAACAACTCATTCTTGCACGATAATGTAGACTAG